One Streptomyces fagopyri DNA window includes the following coding sequences:
- the lpdA gene encoding dihydrolipoyl dehydrogenase: MANDASTVFDLVILGGGSGGYAAALRGAQLGLDVALIEKDKVGGTCLHRGCIPTKALLHAGEIADQARESEQFGVKATFEGIDVPAVHKYKDEVITGLYKGLQGLIASRKVTYIEGEGRLSSPTSVDVGGRRVQGRHVLLATGSVPKSLPGLEIDGNRIISSDHALVLDRVPQSAIVLGGGVIGVEFASAWKSFGTDITIIEGLKHLAPLEDENSSKLLERAFRKRGIKFNLGTFFSKAEYTQNGVKVTLADGKEFEAEVLLVAVGRGPVSAGLGYEEQGVAMDRGYVLVDEFMRTNVPTISAVGDLVPTLQLAHVGFAEGILVAERLAGLKTVPIDYDGVPRVTYCHPEVASVGITEAKAKEIYGADKVVALKYNLAGNGKSKILKTAGEIKLVQVKDGAVVGVHMVGDRMGEQVGEAQLIYNWEALPAEVAQLIHAHPTQNEALGEAHLALAGKPLHSHD; the protein is encoded by the coding sequence GTGGCGAACGACGCCAGCACCGTTTTCGACCTAGTGATCCTCGGCGGTGGTAGCGGTGGTTACGCCGCGGCCCTGCGCGGAGCGCAGCTGGGCCTGGACGTCGCCCTGATCGAGAAGGACAAGGTCGGCGGTACCTGCCTGCACCGGGGGTGCATCCCCACCAAGGCCCTGCTGCACGCGGGCGAGATCGCCGACCAGGCCCGCGAGAGCGAGCAGTTCGGCGTGAAGGCCACCTTCGAGGGCATCGACGTCCCGGCCGTCCACAAGTACAAGGACGAGGTCATCACGGGCCTGTACAAGGGCCTGCAGGGACTCATCGCCTCCCGCAAGGTGACGTACATCGAGGGAGAGGGCCGCCTGTCCTCCCCCACCTCCGTCGACGTGGGCGGCCGACGTGTACAGGGCCGTCACGTCCTGCTGGCGACCGGCTCCGTGCCGAAGTCGCTGCCGGGCCTGGAGATCGACGGCAACCGCATCATCTCGTCCGACCACGCGCTGGTCCTGGACCGCGTCCCGCAGTCCGCGATCGTGCTCGGCGGCGGCGTCATCGGCGTCGAGTTCGCCTCCGCGTGGAAGTCCTTCGGTACGGACATCACGATCATCGAGGGCCTCAAGCACCTCGCCCCTCTCGAGGACGAGAACTCCTCCAAGCTTCTTGAGCGCGCGTTCCGCAAGCGTGGCATCAAGTTCAACCTGGGCACCTTCTTCTCGAAGGCCGAGTACACCCAGAACGGTGTCAAGGTCACCCTCGCCGACGGCAAGGAGTTCGAGGCCGAGGTCCTGCTCGTCGCCGTGGGCCGCGGCCCGGTCTCGGCCGGTCTCGGTTACGAGGAGCAGGGCGTCGCCATGGACCGCGGCTACGTCCTGGTCGACGAGTTCATGCGCACGAACGTGCCCACCATCTCCGCCGTCGGCGACCTGGTCCCGACGCTCCAGCTCGCGCACGTCGGCTTCGCCGAGGGCATCCTCGTCGCGGAGCGGCTCGCGGGTCTCAAGACCGTCCCGATCGACTACGACGGTGTGCCGCGGGTGACGTACTGCCACCCCGAGGTCGCCTCCGTGGGCATCACCGAGGCCAAGGCCAAGGAGATCTACGGCGCGGACAAGGTCGTCGCCCTGAAGTACAACCTCGCGGGCAACGGCAAGAGCAAGATCCTCAAGACCGCGGGCGAGATCAAGCTCGTCCAGGTCAAGGACGGTGCCGTGGTCGGCGTCCACATGGTCGGCGACCGCATGGGCGAGCAGGTCGGCGAAGCCCAGCTGATCTACAACTGGGAAGCGCTGCCCGCCGAGGTCGCCCAGCTCATCCACGCCCACCCGACGCAGAACGAGGCGCTCGGCGAGGCCCACCTGGCCCTCGCGGGCAAGCCGCTGCACTCGCACGACTGA